The following proteins are co-located in the Xiphophorus maculatus strain JP 163 A chromosome 8, X_maculatus-5.0-male, whole genome shotgun sequence genome:
- the crhbp gene encoding corticotropin-releasing factor-binding protein encodes MRVMERTFREQLFFLLLCLSVLKGDCRYLESNDISKDELYSLLSSDLRREIPELLMYRRPLRCLDMVAVEGQFTFTAQTPQLSCATFFMAEPNELISVEFDSVDIDCSGGDFITTFDGWVMKGEKFPSSQDHPLPLYERYVNYCDSGAARKSVRSSQNVAMVFFRVHGAGSSFAMTVRKHVNPFPCNVMSQSPEGSYTMVTPQQHRNCSFSIIYPVAIDISEFSLGHHSNFPKRSLPGCAESGDYVQLLGGSGIDTSKLLPITDLCISFTGPTHMKIGCDNTVVRTVSSGRFVSRVSFSYRLLDSQELQTIKLNNVEDFCFNN; translated from the exons ATGCGTGTTATGGAGCGCACTTTCCGGGAGCAGctcttctttctgctgctgtgtcTGTCCGTCCTCAAGGGAGACTGCAGGTACCTCGAG AGCAACGACATCTCCAAAGATGAACTCTACTCGCTTTTAAGCTCGGATCTGAGGAGGGAAATTCCCGAGCTGTTGATGTACCGCAGACCTTTGC GTTGCCTGGACATGGTGGCCGTGGAGGGTCAGTTCACCTTCACGGCTCAGACCCCCCAGCTCAGCTGCGCAACTTTCTTCATGGCGGAGCCCAACGAGCTGATCAGTGTGGAGTTTGACAGCGTGGACATCGACTGCAGCGGAGGAGACTTCATCACA ACGTTTGACGGCTGGGTGATGAAGGGCGAGAAGTTCCCCAGCTCCCAGGACCACCCGCTGCCTCTGTACGAGCGCTACGTGAACTACTGCGACTCGGGAGCCGCGAGGAAAAGCGTGCGCTCCTCCCAGAACGTGGCCATGGTCTTCTTCCGCGTCCACGGCGCCGGCAGCAGCTTCGCAATGACGGTCAGGAAGCACGTCAACCCCTTTC CCTGCAATGTCATGTCACAGTCACCAGAGGGCAGTTACACAATGGTGACGCCGCAGCAGcacagaaactgcagcttctCCATCATTTATCCAGTGGCAATCGACATCTCAGAGTTCAGCCTGGGACACCACAGCAACTTCCCtaag AGATCCTTACCTGGTTGTGCAGAGTCCGGGGATTACgtgcagctgctgggaggaagtgGCATCGACACGTCCAAACTGCTTCCCATCACAGACCTCTGCATCTCCTTCACTGGACCCA CCCACATGAAGATCGGCTGCGACAACACGGTGGTGAGGACGGTGTCCAGCGGGCGGTTCGTCAGCCGCGTGTCTTTCAGCTACAGGCTGCTGGACAGCCAGGAGCTACAGACGATCAAACTCAACAACGTGGAAGATTTCTGTTTCAACAACTGA
- the LOC102228291 gene encoding cholesterol 25-hydroxylase-like protein 2, protein MRNGTSVMSPSRLLRTEALSWLTAVGNLSGGESHALVLQPLWDYLHQNHHDLLRSPLFPVVLSVTTYFVLVGIYTALDLLAPTWPSINRYRLHPDKPITWPNIWTTLGVTVYNHLFFIFPAAVAQWLWRPPTPLPPEAPSLWGFFLGILGCMVVFDFQYYLWHLLHHRVPWLYRTFHAIHHQYNQPFSLVTQYLSGWELFSVGFWATVDPILLRCHCLTTWGFMVFNVYVSTEDHCGYDFPWAMHNLVPFGLWGGAPKHDAHHQRPGTNFAPFFSHWDWLGGTNTVPTASGQSASEEPEDMEEKKD, encoded by the coding sequence ATGAGAAACGGCACGTCAGTGATGAGCCCGAGCAGGTTGCTGAGAACTGAGGCTTTGTCTTGGCTGACGGCTGTAGGAAACTTGTCCGGGGGCGAGTCCCACGCCTTGGTCCTGCAGCCTCTCTGGGACTACCTCCACCAGAACCACCACGACCTGCTCAGGAGCCCGCTCTTCCCAGTGGTCCTCTCTGTCACCACCTACTTCGTCCTGGTTGGTATTTACACCGCGTTGGACCTGCTGGCTCCCACCTGGCCCTCCATCAACCGCTACCGGCTGCATCCGGACAAACCCATCACCTGGCCTAACATCTGGACCACCCTGGGTGTCACCGTCTACAACCACCTGTTCTTCATCTTCCCCGCGGCAGTTGCGCAGTGGCTGTGGAGGCCGCCGACCCCGTTGCCTCCGGAGGCCCCCTCTCTCTGGGGCTTCTTTCTCGGCATCCTGGGCTGCATGGTCGTCTTTGATTTCCAGTACTACCTGTGGCACCTACTGCACCACCGGGTTCCCTGGCTTTACCGCACCTTCCACGCCATCCACCACCAGTACAACCAGCCCTTCAGCCTGGTCACCCAGTACCTTTCTGGCTGGGAGCTGTTCAGCGTGGGATTCTGGGCGACAGTGGACCCCATCCTGCTGAGGTGCCACTGCCTCACAACTTGGGGCTTCATGGTCTTTAACGTTTACGTCTCCACCGAGGACCACTGTGGCTACGACTTCCCCTGGGCCATGCACAACCTGGTGCCCTTTGGCCTTTGGGGCGGGGCCCCCAAGCATGACGCTCATCACCAGCGACCGGGGACCAACTTTGCCCCATTTTTCTCCCATTGGGACTGGCTCGGGGGAACCAACACGGTGCCAACCGCCTCCGGCCAATCTGCCTCAGAAGAACCAGAAGACATGGAAGAGAAAAAGGACTAA
- the s100z gene encoding protein S100-Z, with product MTTRKHKTGDRPPGSFSFPSKPPAARHLSRILTRGRQELFSSRMPSQLEGAMGALITVFYNYSGNDGDKHKLNKGELKELLHSELSDFLTSQKDPMLVEKIMNDLDTNKDNEVDFNEFVVLVAALTVACNDFFQEQNKNAK from the exons ATGACAACTCGGAAACACAAG ACAGGGGATCGCCCGCCAGGCTCCTTCTCATTTCCGAGCAAGCCACCTGCAGCACGACATCTGAGCAGGATTCTGACGAG GGGCCGACAGGAGTTATTTTCCAGCAGAATGCCGAGCCAGCTTGAGGGTGCCATGGGTGCGCTGATAACGGTTTTCTACAACTACTCTGGGAACGATGGCGATAAACACAAGCTCAACAAGGGCGAGctgaaggagctgctgcacAGCGAGCTCTCAGACTTCCTCACG tCTCAGAAAGATCCCATGCTGGTGGAGAAAATCATGAACGATCTGGACACCAACAAAGACAACGAGGTGGATTTCAACGAGTTCGTCGTGCTGGTGGCGGCCCTGACCGTGGCCTGTAACGACTTCTTCCAAGAGCAGAACAAGAATGCCAAATAG